One window of the Pyrus communis chromosome 17, drPyrComm1.1, whole genome shotgun sequence genome contains the following:
- the LOC137722518 gene encoding B3 domain-containing transcription repressor VAL2-like isoform X4, whose product MERRTCMNAACGTSTSIEWKRGWVLRSGGFANLCIKCWSVYEQSIYCDVYHSEESGWRECGVCGKRLHCGCIASTLLLDLLDGGGVKCIKCAKDSGPHPISSDEKPDGLGTSKISEPQSNITDNQLDGRDVEKLKLVQLGNNKDSNGLMNLLQLRNDNTNGLMLKLKHDDVPPPGGEIGGACFSNFNQAPHGSSEASKAEVFKANLGINNLYESLPHTNLSMTLGSPLGKAYPFPGAIVDEREQHSKTPSPLPLGARPQHLFPKPPKLALSTGLEEKSTMVSHVRVARPPAEGRGRNQLLPRYWPRITDQELQQISGDSNSTIVPLFEKMLSASDAGRIGRLVLPKACAEAYFPPISQPEGLPLRIQDVKGKEWMFQFRFWPNNNSRMYVLEGVTPCIQSMQLQAGDTVTFSRMDPEGKLIMGFRKASNTVAMQDSHLTAIQNGPHSSETLFSGVFENLPVISGYPGLLQSFKGSMDPHLNALSKHLTTSSGDISWNKTEKQEGRTREGLQLPSLVPERKRTRNIGSKSKRLLIDSQDALELKLTWEEAQDLLRPPPASKPSTVVIEDLEFEEYEEPPVFGKRSIFTVRSTGEQEQWVQCDSCSKWRRLPADALLSSKWICADNAWDRSRSSCSMPDELSPRELENFLRMSKELKKRRIAADPRPTPEHEASGLDALANAAILGDSVADPEAALVATTTKHPRHRPGCSCIVCIQPPSGKGKHKPTCTCNVCMTVKRRFKTMMINKKKRQSEREAEIACRSQHTWAPRDEAEVDSTSRFVSSHVDPSDNEARSANESESKSQSKLAETGKGILDLNSHPGREGDLQAGPDHVSMMSLVQVATLPLETYLKHNGITSLISEQQESSTSHVPPQVANETDEQLDENHCLERESGVEERPDQSQDDPLR is encoded by the exons ATGGAGCGGCGGACTTGCATGAACGCAGCTTGCGGGACCTCGACGTCGATCGAGTGGAAGAGAGGTTGGGTTTTGCGATCTGGCGGATTCGCCAATCTCTGCATCAAGTGCTG GTCTGTATATGAGCAATCGATTTATTGTGATGTATACCACTCAGAGGAATCTGGTTGGAGGGAATGCGGAGTATGTGGCAAG CGTCTACATTGCGGATGCATTGCTTCCACGTTACTGCTTGATCTTCttgatggtggtggtgtgaAGTGCATAAAATGTGCAAAGGATTCGGGACCTCACCCT ATTTCAAGTGATGAAAAGCCTGATGGTCTTGGAACATCCAAAATCAGTGAACCGCAGTCAAATATTACAGACAATCAATTGGATGGACGTGATGTTGAAAAGTTGAAGCTTGTGCAGTTGGGAAATAATAAAGATTCTAATGGACTTATGAACTTGCTTCAACTTCGGAACGACAACACAAATGGGCTAATGCTCAAATTGAAACATGATGATGTTCCACCTCCTGGGGGTGAAATTGGAGGcgcatgtttttcaaattttaatcagGCACCCCATGGATCATCTGAAGCTTCCAAAGCAGAAGTTTTCAAGGCAAACTTAGGGATAAATAATTTATATGAATCACTTCCACATACAAATTTGAGTATGACCCTCGGTTCACCTTTGGGAAAAGCATATCCTTTTCCTGGTGCCATTGTTGATGAAAGGGAACAACACAGCAAGACACCCTCTCCACTCCCTCTAGGAGCTAGGCCTCAACATCTTTTTCCAAAGCCCCCAAAATTGGCCCTTTCCACAGGTTTGGAGGAAAAATCTACAATGGTTTCACATGTACGTGTGGCAAGGCCACCTGCCGAAGGACGGGGACGGAATCAGCTACTTCCCCGCTATTGGCCCAGGATTACAGACCAGGAATTACAGCAAATATCTGGAGA ttcaaattccacAATTGTTCCCTTGTTTGAAAAGATGCTAAGTGCCAGTGATGCTGGTCGAATTGGTCGTTTGGTGCTTCCTAAAGCTTGTGCTGAG GCATATTTTCCTCCCATCTCTCAACCAGAGGGGCTTCCGTTAAGGATTCAAGATGTGAAGGGAAAAGAATGGATGTTTCAGTTCAGATTCTGGCCGAATAACAACAGTAGGATGTATGTTTTGGAGGGTGTAACCCCCTGCATACAGTCCATGCAGTTGCAGGCTGGAGATACTG TGACTTTCAGTCGTATGGATCCTGAAGGAAAACTAATTATGGGGTTTCGGAAAGCATCGAATACTGTTGCAATGCAG GATTCCCATCTTACTGCCATTCAGAATGGCCCTCACTCAAGTGAAACTTTGTTTTCGGGTGTTTTTGAGAACCTTCCTGTAATAAGTGGTTACCCTGGCCTTCTTCAGTCATTTAAGGGAAGCATGGATCCCCATCTAAATGCACTGTCGAAACACTTGACTACATCTAGTGGTGACATTAGCTGGAATAAAACTGAGAAGCAGGAAGGGAGGACAAGGGAGGGATTGCAGCTGCCGTCATTAGTTCCTGAGAGGAAAAGAACTAGAAATATAGGGTCCAAGAGTAAGAGGTTGCTCATTGATAGCCAAGATGCTCTAGAACTGAAGCTTACTTGGGAAGAGGCTCAGGATTTGCTTCGTCCACCTCCAGCTTCCAAGCCAAGCACTGTCGTGATTGAAGATCTCGAGTTCGAAGAATATGAA GAACCTCCAGTGTTTGGAAAGAGGAGTATTTTCACAGTCCGGTCAACTGG GGAACAAGAGCAATGGGTACAGTGTGATAGTTGCTCTAAATGGCGAAGATTGCCAGCTGATGCACTACTTTCATCTAAGTGGATATGTGCAGACAATGCTTGGGATCGAAGCAG GTCTTCGTGCTCTATGCCAGATGAATTGAGCCCAAGGGAACTGGAAAACTTTCTGAGAATGAGTAAAG AATTGAAGAAAAGGAGAATAGCGGCAGACCCTAGGCCAACCCCAGAGCATGAAGCTTCTGGCCTTGATGCTTTGGCCAATGCTGCAATCCTCGGAGACAGTGTGGCTGATCCAGAAGCTGCATTAGTTgctacaacaacaaaacatcCCAGGCATCGTCCTGGCTGCTCATGCATTGTGTGCATCCAGCCCCCAAGTGGAAAGGGCAAACATAAGCCTACATGCACGTGCAACGTGTGCATGACAGTCAAACGCCGTTTTAAAACCATGATGATCAACAAGAAGAAACGTCAGTCGGAGCGGGAAGCAGAGATTGCCTGCAGAAGCCAGCACACATGGGCCCCTAGGGATGAAGCAGAAGTCGACAGCACTTCTAGGTTTGTATCGTCGCACGTTGATCCTTCAGATAACGAGGCCAGGTCTGCAAATGAATCAGAATCCAAGAGCCAAAGCAAATTGGCTGAAACCGGGAAGGGAATTTTAGACTTGAATTCCCATCCGGGCCGAGAAGGAGACTTGCAAGCAGGGCCAGACCATGTGAGTATGATGTCCCTTGTACAGGTTGCAACCCTTCCTCTTGAGACATATTTGAAACACAATGGTATTACCAGCTTGATATCTGAGCAACAGGAAAGTTCGACATCACATGTTCCGCCGCAAGTTGCTAATGAGACCGATGAACAACTTGACGAGAATCACTGTCTGGAGCGAGAAAGCGGGGTTGAAGAAAGGCCGGATCAAAGCCAAGATGACCCTCTACGatga
- the LOC137722518 gene encoding B3 domain-containing transcription repressor VAL2-like isoform X3 — protein sequence MRFVYFSFNFQLCMHTSPLLPNQQPPIQLSARRYPISTPSPQPLRRFLPDKIADPTPIPPPPKNQSGSGLAAAAAFHSYLLKWSSSDSVQLKVASLRLISSLLWFSNLSAEMERRTCMNAACGTSTSIEWKRGWVLRSGGFANLCIKCWSVYEQSIYCDVYHSEESGWRECGVCGKRLHCGCIASTLLLDLLDGGGVKCIKCAKDSGPHPISSDEKPDGLGTSKISEPQSNITDNQLDGRDVEKLKLVQLGNNKDSNGLMNLLQLRNDNTNGLMLKLKHDDVPPPGGEIGGACFSNFNQAPHGSSEASKAEVFKANLGINNLYESLPHTNLSMTLGSPLGKAYPFPGAIVDEREQHSKTPSPLPLGARPQHLFPKPPKLALSTGLEEKSTMVSHVRVARPPAEGRGRNQLLPRYWPRITDQELQQISGDSNSTIVPLFEKMLSASDAGRIGRLVLPKACAEAYFPPISQPEGLPLRIQDVKGKEWMFQFRFWPNNNSRMYVLEGVTPCIQSMQLQAGDTVTFSRMDPEGKLIMGFRKASNTVAMQSFKGSMDPHLNALSKHLTTSSGDISWNKTEKQEGRTREGLQLPSLVPERKRTRNIGSKSKRLLIDSQDALELKLTWEEAQDLLRPPPASKPSTVVIEDLEFEEYEEPPVFGKRSIFTVRSTGEQEQWVQCDSCSKWRRLPADALLSSKWICADNAWDRSRSSCSMPDELSPRELENFLRMSKELKKRRIAADPRPTPEHEASGLDALANAAILGDSVADPEAALVATTTKHPRHRPGCSCIVCIQPPSGKGKHKPTCTCNVCMTVKRRFKTMMINKKKRQSEREAEIACRSQHTWAPRDEAEVDSTSRFVSSHVDPSDNEARSANESESKSQSKLAETGKGILDLNSHPGREGDLQAGPDHVSMMSLVQVATLPLETYLKHNGITSLISEQQESSTSHVPPQVANETDEQLDENHCLERESGVEERPDQSQDDPLR from the exons ATGCGttttgtgtatttttctttcaattttcaactcTGCATGCACACGTCTCCCCTTCTCCCTAACCAACAACCGCCGATCCAACTCTCTGCTCGCCGGTATCCGATTTCAACTCCAAGTCCTCAACCACTCCGCCGCTTCCTTCCCGACAAAATCGCCGATCCCACTCCAATCCCTCCGCCGCCGAAAAATCAGAGTGGTAGCGGActcgccgccgccgccgccttcCACTCCTACCTGCTCAAATGGAGCAGTTCTGATTCTGTTCAGCTGAAAGTTGCAAGCTTGCGGTTGATTTCTTCTCTTTTGTGGTTCTCT AATTTGAGTGCGGAAATGGAGCGGCGGACTTGCATGAACGCAGCTTGCGGGACCTCGACGTCGATCGAGTGGAAGAGAGGTTGGGTTTTGCGATCTGGCGGATTCGCCAATCTCTGCATCAAGTGCTG GTCTGTATATGAGCAATCGATTTATTGTGATGTATACCACTCAGAGGAATCTGGTTGGAGGGAATGCGGAGTATGTGGCAAG CGTCTACATTGCGGATGCATTGCTTCCACGTTACTGCTTGATCTTCttgatggtggtggtgtgaAGTGCATAAAATGTGCAAAGGATTCGGGACCTCACCCT ATTTCAAGTGATGAAAAGCCTGATGGTCTTGGAACATCCAAAATCAGTGAACCGCAGTCAAATATTACAGACAATCAATTGGATGGACGTGATGTTGAAAAGTTGAAGCTTGTGCAGTTGGGAAATAATAAAGATTCTAATGGACTTATGAACTTGCTTCAACTTCGGAACGACAACACAAATGGGCTAATGCTCAAATTGAAACATGATGATGTTCCACCTCCTGGGGGTGAAATTGGAGGcgcatgtttttcaaattttaatcagGCACCCCATGGATCATCTGAAGCTTCCAAAGCAGAAGTTTTCAAGGCAAACTTAGGGATAAATAATTTATATGAATCACTTCCACATACAAATTTGAGTATGACCCTCGGTTCACCTTTGGGAAAAGCATATCCTTTTCCTGGTGCCATTGTTGATGAAAGGGAACAACACAGCAAGACACCCTCTCCACTCCCTCTAGGAGCTAGGCCTCAACATCTTTTTCCAAAGCCCCCAAAATTGGCCCTTTCCACAGGTTTGGAGGAAAAATCTACAATGGTTTCACATGTACGTGTGGCAAGGCCACCTGCCGAAGGACGGGGACGGAATCAGCTACTTCCCCGCTATTGGCCCAGGATTACAGACCAGGAATTACAGCAAATATCTGGAGA ttcaaattccacAATTGTTCCCTTGTTTGAAAAGATGCTAAGTGCCAGTGATGCTGGTCGAATTGGTCGTTTGGTGCTTCCTAAAGCTTGTGCTGAG GCATATTTTCCTCCCATCTCTCAACCAGAGGGGCTTCCGTTAAGGATTCAAGATGTGAAGGGAAAAGAATGGATGTTTCAGTTCAGATTCTGGCCGAATAACAACAGTAGGATGTATGTTTTGGAGGGTGTAACCCCCTGCATACAGTCCATGCAGTTGCAGGCTGGAGATACTG TGACTTTCAGTCGTATGGATCCTGAAGGAAAACTAATTATGGGGTTTCGGAAAGCATCGAATACTGTTGCAATGCAG TCATTTAAGGGAAGCATGGATCCCCATCTAAATGCACTGTCGAAACACTTGACTACATCTAGTGGTGACATTAGCTGGAATAAAACTGAGAAGCAGGAAGGGAGGACAAGGGAGGGATTGCAGCTGCCGTCATTAGTTCCTGAGAGGAAAAGAACTAGAAATATAGGGTCCAAGAGTAAGAGGTTGCTCATTGATAGCCAAGATGCTCTAGAACTGAAGCTTACTTGGGAAGAGGCTCAGGATTTGCTTCGTCCACCTCCAGCTTCCAAGCCAAGCACTGTCGTGATTGAAGATCTCGAGTTCGAAGAATATGAA GAACCTCCAGTGTTTGGAAAGAGGAGTATTTTCACAGTCCGGTCAACTGG GGAACAAGAGCAATGGGTACAGTGTGATAGTTGCTCTAAATGGCGAAGATTGCCAGCTGATGCACTACTTTCATCTAAGTGGATATGTGCAGACAATGCTTGGGATCGAAGCAG GTCTTCGTGCTCTATGCCAGATGAATTGAGCCCAAGGGAACTGGAAAACTTTCTGAGAATGAGTAAAG AATTGAAGAAAAGGAGAATAGCGGCAGACCCTAGGCCAACCCCAGAGCATGAAGCTTCTGGCCTTGATGCTTTGGCCAATGCTGCAATCCTCGGAGACAGTGTGGCTGATCCAGAAGCTGCATTAGTTgctacaacaacaaaacatcCCAGGCATCGTCCTGGCTGCTCATGCATTGTGTGCATCCAGCCCCCAAGTGGAAAGGGCAAACATAAGCCTACATGCACGTGCAACGTGTGCATGACAGTCAAACGCCGTTTTAAAACCATGATGATCAACAAGAAGAAACGTCAGTCGGAGCGGGAAGCAGAGATTGCCTGCAGAAGCCAGCACACATGGGCCCCTAGGGATGAAGCAGAAGTCGACAGCACTTCTAGGTTTGTATCGTCGCACGTTGATCCTTCAGATAACGAGGCCAGGTCTGCAAATGAATCAGAATCCAAGAGCCAAAGCAAATTGGCTGAAACCGGGAAGGGAATTTTAGACTTGAATTCCCATCCGGGCCGAGAAGGAGACTTGCAAGCAGGGCCAGACCATGTGAGTATGATGTCCCTTGTACAGGTTGCAACCCTTCCTCTTGAGACATATTTGAAACACAATGGTATTACCAGCTTGATATCTGAGCAACAGGAAAGTTCGACATCACATGTTCCGCCGCAAGTTGCTAATGAGACCGATGAACAACTTGACGAGAATCACTGTCTGGAGCGAGAAAGCGGGGTTGAAGAAAGGCCGGATCAAAGCCAAGATGACCCTCTACGatga
- the LOC137722518 gene encoding B3 domain-containing transcription repressor VAL2-like isoform X2 — MRFVYFSFNFQLCMHTSPLLPNQQPPIQLSARRYPISTPSPQPLRRFLPDKIADPTPIPPPPKNQSGSGLAAAAAFHSYLLKWSSSDSVQLKVASLRLISSLLWFSNLSAEMERRTCMNAACGTSTSIEWKRGWVLRSGGFANLCIKCWSVYEQSIYCDVYHSEESGWRECGVCGKRLHCGCIASTLLLDLLDGGGVKCIKCAKDSGPHPISSDEKPDGLGTSKISEPQSNITDNQLDGRDVEKLKLVQLGNNKDSNGLMNLLQLRNDNTNGLMLKLKHDDVPPPGGEIGGACFSNFNQAPHGSSEASKAEVFKANLGINNLYESLPHTNLSMTLGSPLGKAYPFPGAIVDEREQHSKTPSPLPLGARPQHLFPKPPKLALSTGLEEKSTMVSHVRVARPPAEGRGRNQLLPRYWPRITDQELQQISGDSNSTIVPLFEKMLSASDAGRIGRLVLPKACAEAYFPPISQPEGLPLRIQDVKGKEWMFQFRFWPNNNSRMYVLEGVTPCIQSMQLQAGDTVTFSRMDPEGKLIMGFRKASNTVAMQNGPHSSETLFSGVFENLPVISGYPGLLQSFKGSMDPHLNALSKHLTTSSGDISWNKTEKQEGRTREGLQLPSLVPERKRTRNIGSKSKRLLIDSQDALELKLTWEEAQDLLRPPPASKPSTVVIEDLEFEEYEEPPVFGKRSIFTVRSTGEQEQWVQCDSCSKWRRLPADALLSSKWICADNAWDRSRSSCSMPDELSPRELENFLRMSKELKKRRIAADPRPTPEHEASGLDALANAAILGDSVADPEAALVATTTKHPRHRPGCSCIVCIQPPSGKGKHKPTCTCNVCMTVKRRFKTMMINKKKRQSEREAEIACRSQHTWAPRDEAEVDSTSRFVSSHVDPSDNEARSANESESKSQSKLAETGKGILDLNSHPGREGDLQAGPDHVSMMSLVQVATLPLETYLKHNGITSLISEQQESSTSHVPPQVANETDEQLDENHCLERESGVEERPDQSQDDPLR, encoded by the exons ATGCGttttgtgtatttttctttcaattttcaactcTGCATGCACACGTCTCCCCTTCTCCCTAACCAACAACCGCCGATCCAACTCTCTGCTCGCCGGTATCCGATTTCAACTCCAAGTCCTCAACCACTCCGCCGCTTCCTTCCCGACAAAATCGCCGATCCCACTCCAATCCCTCCGCCGCCGAAAAATCAGAGTGGTAGCGGActcgccgccgccgccgccttcCACTCCTACCTGCTCAAATGGAGCAGTTCTGATTCTGTTCAGCTGAAAGTTGCAAGCTTGCGGTTGATTTCTTCTCTTTTGTGGTTCTCT AATTTGAGTGCGGAAATGGAGCGGCGGACTTGCATGAACGCAGCTTGCGGGACCTCGACGTCGATCGAGTGGAAGAGAGGTTGGGTTTTGCGATCTGGCGGATTCGCCAATCTCTGCATCAAGTGCTG GTCTGTATATGAGCAATCGATTTATTGTGATGTATACCACTCAGAGGAATCTGGTTGGAGGGAATGCGGAGTATGTGGCAAG CGTCTACATTGCGGATGCATTGCTTCCACGTTACTGCTTGATCTTCttgatggtggtggtgtgaAGTGCATAAAATGTGCAAAGGATTCGGGACCTCACCCT ATTTCAAGTGATGAAAAGCCTGATGGTCTTGGAACATCCAAAATCAGTGAACCGCAGTCAAATATTACAGACAATCAATTGGATGGACGTGATGTTGAAAAGTTGAAGCTTGTGCAGTTGGGAAATAATAAAGATTCTAATGGACTTATGAACTTGCTTCAACTTCGGAACGACAACACAAATGGGCTAATGCTCAAATTGAAACATGATGATGTTCCACCTCCTGGGGGTGAAATTGGAGGcgcatgtttttcaaattttaatcagGCACCCCATGGATCATCTGAAGCTTCCAAAGCAGAAGTTTTCAAGGCAAACTTAGGGATAAATAATTTATATGAATCACTTCCACATACAAATTTGAGTATGACCCTCGGTTCACCTTTGGGAAAAGCATATCCTTTTCCTGGTGCCATTGTTGATGAAAGGGAACAACACAGCAAGACACCCTCTCCACTCCCTCTAGGAGCTAGGCCTCAACATCTTTTTCCAAAGCCCCCAAAATTGGCCCTTTCCACAGGTTTGGAGGAAAAATCTACAATGGTTTCACATGTACGTGTGGCAAGGCCACCTGCCGAAGGACGGGGACGGAATCAGCTACTTCCCCGCTATTGGCCCAGGATTACAGACCAGGAATTACAGCAAATATCTGGAGA ttcaaattccacAATTGTTCCCTTGTTTGAAAAGATGCTAAGTGCCAGTGATGCTGGTCGAATTGGTCGTTTGGTGCTTCCTAAAGCTTGTGCTGAG GCATATTTTCCTCCCATCTCTCAACCAGAGGGGCTTCCGTTAAGGATTCAAGATGTGAAGGGAAAAGAATGGATGTTTCAGTTCAGATTCTGGCCGAATAACAACAGTAGGATGTATGTTTTGGAGGGTGTAACCCCCTGCATACAGTCCATGCAGTTGCAGGCTGGAGATACTG TGACTTTCAGTCGTATGGATCCTGAAGGAAAACTAATTATGGGGTTTCGGAAAGCATCGAATACTGTTGCAATGCAG AATGGCCCTCACTCAAGTGAAACTTTGTTTTCGGGTGTTTTTGAGAACCTTCCTGTAATAAGTGGTTACCCTGGCCTTCTTCAGTCATTTAAGGGAAGCATGGATCCCCATCTAAATGCACTGTCGAAACACTTGACTACATCTAGTGGTGACATTAGCTGGAATAAAACTGAGAAGCAGGAAGGGAGGACAAGGGAGGGATTGCAGCTGCCGTCATTAGTTCCTGAGAGGAAAAGAACTAGAAATATAGGGTCCAAGAGTAAGAGGTTGCTCATTGATAGCCAAGATGCTCTAGAACTGAAGCTTACTTGGGAAGAGGCTCAGGATTTGCTTCGTCCACCTCCAGCTTCCAAGCCAAGCACTGTCGTGATTGAAGATCTCGAGTTCGAAGAATATGAA GAACCTCCAGTGTTTGGAAAGAGGAGTATTTTCACAGTCCGGTCAACTGG GGAACAAGAGCAATGGGTACAGTGTGATAGTTGCTCTAAATGGCGAAGATTGCCAGCTGATGCACTACTTTCATCTAAGTGGATATGTGCAGACAATGCTTGGGATCGAAGCAG GTCTTCGTGCTCTATGCCAGATGAATTGAGCCCAAGGGAACTGGAAAACTTTCTGAGAATGAGTAAAG AATTGAAGAAAAGGAGAATAGCGGCAGACCCTAGGCCAACCCCAGAGCATGAAGCTTCTGGCCTTGATGCTTTGGCCAATGCTGCAATCCTCGGAGACAGTGTGGCTGATCCAGAAGCTGCATTAGTTgctacaacaacaaaacatcCCAGGCATCGTCCTGGCTGCTCATGCATTGTGTGCATCCAGCCCCCAAGTGGAAAGGGCAAACATAAGCCTACATGCACGTGCAACGTGTGCATGACAGTCAAACGCCGTTTTAAAACCATGATGATCAACAAGAAGAAACGTCAGTCGGAGCGGGAAGCAGAGATTGCCTGCAGAAGCCAGCACACATGGGCCCCTAGGGATGAAGCAGAAGTCGACAGCACTTCTAGGTTTGTATCGTCGCACGTTGATCCTTCAGATAACGAGGCCAGGTCTGCAAATGAATCAGAATCCAAGAGCCAAAGCAAATTGGCTGAAACCGGGAAGGGAATTTTAGACTTGAATTCCCATCCGGGCCGAGAAGGAGACTTGCAAGCAGGGCCAGACCATGTGAGTATGATGTCCCTTGTACAGGTTGCAACCCTTCCTCTTGAGACATATTTGAAACACAATGGTATTACCAGCTTGATATCTGAGCAACAGGAAAGTTCGACATCACATGTTCCGCCGCAAGTTGCTAATGAGACCGATGAACAACTTGACGAGAATCACTGTCTGGAGCGAGAAAGCGGGGTTGAAGAAAGGCCGGATCAAAGCCAAGATGACCCTCTACGatga